The Candidatus Nitrosopumilus sp. SW genomic sequence ATAGCTTGGAGTTTTGTTTACAAAAACTCCAATTTGAAGAGGTTTTCCAGCAGTAGATTCTGCCATTTTTTGAATTCCATCATTCATAACAACATCAATTGCAGGAATTGATGTTGCTACTTTTGCAATCCAAGTATTTGTTTTAGTAATAGTTGCACGAATTCCTTCCCTTCTTCTCTTATCTTCATCTTCAGGTAATTTGTAATAATCAACCCAAGCCTCATAATCATGAGAAATATCCTCGATAAAGTCCATACATGTTCTTTGATAAGAATTCACATCAGTTGTTCTCTCTGACTCATCACCAATTCGCATAGAATCATCAGTTGGCATTGCCATATTCTAACCCAATCAAAGTTCTAAAAAAACCAATCTGGAAGAAAATTAATGATTATAATAGGAATTTCTTTTCAAAATAATCATGATATTTTCAGAATTAATTTTGGATCTTCAAAATGCATTGAAAAAAGACTTGGCACAGATTAGATTTCTCTTAAAGAAAAATCCTGCAATGGGGTACACAAGAATTGTAGACATTGGAAAAGAGGTAGGTAGAAAATACAACATCAAACTAGTTGTAAATTTTCCAAAAGAAGGAAGGATTGAAGAATTCGAGATGTATGGGAAAAGAGATTTGAGTTTGATTGTAGATTATGAAAGAAAACGATTTCCAATAGAAAGAGAGCAGATTAAACAAAAGGCATTAGAATTCTTGGGAGATGTTCAGACTGAAGATGCATACATGTACGAAAATAAAGAAGGGGTTAGAGTATTTGGAGAGAATTGGAAGATTGACATTTTGCCTCATTCAGTCCATATTTGGACAGAATTTGATGATAAAGTTACAGCATTTTGTAATTGGTTGATGGAAAACGCATACCAGATGAAAAAGAAATAGTCTATAATCTTTCCAGTTGATCAAGTAAATCATGAGCCTCATGATTTTTTGGATCAACTTTTAGAATTTGTTCACAACAATCAATGGCTTCAGATTTTTGTTCCAAGGCCAAGTGAACATTAGTTTTGAGTCTAAGCATTTCAATATCTGTTTGGTTGAGTTGGAATGCTTTTTCAAAATAGGGCAAAGCCTTTTTTGGTTCATCAACTAAAAAGTAGACACTTCCCATAATGAACATAAAATCATGATCATTAGAGTATTCAGATTCTAAACTTTTTCCCAGTTGGATTGCATCTTCATAATTTCCCTGAGTTATCAATTTTTTTATTTTTCGTTTAGGATGTTTGAAAAGACCAACCATTTTTCTTCAAAAAATTTTCAGTTATTCACAATTTGAATGTAGGTAATTATGAAGAAATTCTCATGATTCCTTCTTTGATTAAGAATTGAATTCCTTGAACAAAGGAGTTATCATCAATTGAGCCATCTGCCCACCATGCAGCGTTTTGTTTAATCCAGGATGGGATTTCATTGGAAGAGCCTGTACCTTGTGCAGTTGGAGGGATTTTCATTATTCCTTCTTTGATTAAGAATTGAATTCCTTGAACAAAGGAGTTATCATCAATTGAGCCATCTGCCCACCATCCTGCATTATTCTTAATCCATTCAGGTATTTTTTGAGGAGTTGTATCTACAGGAGGGACAACAGGTGTGCTTCCTTCACCAGCAAAGATAGTTACTGGAATTTCAACATAATCTGAAGAAGAAGAAGGTACAATTCCTTCAGGAGCTAATCCATAAATCCAGATAACATAATTTGCCTTACCTGGAGGTTCTTGAACCACCATATCCATTATGTATTGACCAGATGGAGAATAGAGATATTGTCTTCCTTCTTCTTGTGCCATAGAACGTAATGGAGTCAAGTTATCATCTACAACTAGAAAATCAAATTGCACTTGATTCAAAAATTCGGTGTCATCAAATTTACTGATAAATTTTATGAGCCATTGCATCTCACATCCTTGAACAGGTTCTTCAGGACCATAAAATACATGAATCTGGTAATCAAAATTAGATGTAGGTTTCTTTATAGCAACATCTCTTTCAAAGTCAGTATCACATCCTTGAGCTGAAAAAGTATCAGCAGTAGATACAATTCCTGAGAAAGGACTTGTAGAGACGTTTTCTTTGTAATCAAGTAATTCAAATTTGTATTCAGCTGGAGGAATTCCTTCAGATACATGAGTTAATGTATGAGCTTTTACAGGAAATGGAAACTCGTCAACAATCCATACTTTACTTAGATAACCACCAGTTTTCCAACCAATTTGAACAGTATCCCAAGTTCCAGATGAAATTGTAATTTCTTCTATTAGTTTAGGAAGAACTTGTTCTCCACCAATGTTTCCAATTTTTCCCCAAGAAGTAGCGCTAAATGCTTTTGGTCCTTTTCCACCTGCACTATCATCAGATGTTGCAAATGCAGATAACCATGCAACTGAGGATTTGAATGCACCTCTATACACACCTAATTCTGGACTTCCACCGGTTGGTTCAGGTGCAATCTTTCCTAATTCCATTTCACCAACAATTACTTTGTTACCATCATAAACAACAACTTCAGCTAACCACTTTGTCTCAGTCCCAACTTGCTTGTCACCTTTTATCCACATATCAAGACCAAATTCAGCACATTCTTTGTAGTCTACATGACACATGTTATAAGAAAAATAATCACCATGTTTGAGACCCTCTCCAACATACCAAGTTCCCTCTTTATCAACACCGCCAGATTGGATTTGAGCAAATGCCGAAGGGATCATCAATGTCCCTAAAAGGAACACCATAAGAATTGGAAGGAAGGATAGTTTATTCAAATCTAAAAAAAATTGTTAAAAGAGATAGTTAAACGTTATTCAACTTGGTTCAAATAAGCAAATATAGAGGAAAAGTTAGAGATTGACTAGAAATGTGCGAATGCTCAAAAGTTCACTTGTTTGAAGTAGAATTCAAGTTAGATGGAATGAATGTTGTTCCAACACACAAAAACTGTGGATACGCACTAGATTCAAAACAAAATGACAAATTCCAAAAAGAGTTAGTGAAATCTTGGGGATTTGATGAGGAAGACGAATAATTTTAAAAATAAAAGAAAAAATTGGAATAATCCAATTACATGTCTTTAGTAGCTTCTTTACAAACGTCAGTATTACATTTGCAGTCTGCACTACAGATGCAGTGACCTTGCATTGCACAATCACATGCATATTCTGGATCGCCGCTATCAGCTTCGCATCCACATGCTTGATCTGTCATGACAAATCATAATCATACTTATTTTAAAAGGTTAGTGCAAGTGTATAGAACCATTATTCTGAACATGTGGCAAGTAAAGCATTACAAGAGTTTTGGATCAAGTCAGCCTGGTGTAATAAAACATTAGAGTCAGCCTCAATGTCAAAAGCTGTTTTTAAGACATGAATAAGATCATGATTTCTACTCAGGGTGTTTTTGATTTTGATGAAATTTTCCTTATTGACATATCCCAGATAAAAATAACAGTCTGAAATCATGGAATTTTTTACAAAATAATCATGTTTTTGCTGAATAATTTGAGAATGATTATTCTTTTCAATCATATCAGAAAAGCCCATAGTAGATTTTACCATACGTTCAAGTAAAACAGGGGTTGCCCGTTCGATTCCAACTGTTTGTGTAACAACAGAGATGTGCTCATTAATTGGAGATTTTGCAAATTTTCTCAAAGAATCAAGCATGTGTGTTGGCCCCAATCTTTTGTTATTTAGAGAAGTGATTGCATCAGCCAGAAAAAATGCGGCGCATTTTTGCCAGCAAGGAGCAAAATCATCAGAGTTATCAATTGACTCTTTTGTCTTTTGGCAACAAAACA encodes the following:
- a CDS encoding tetratricopeptide repeat protein; the protein is MVGLFKHPKRKIKKLITQGNYEDAIQLGKSLESEYSNDHDFMFIMGSVYFLVDEPKKALPYFEKAFQLNQTDIEMLRLKTNVHLALEQKSEAIDCCEQILKVDPKNHEAHDLLDQLERL
- a CDS encoding peptidase, which codes for MVFLLGTLMIPSAFAQIQSGGVDKEGTWYVGEGLKHGDYFSYNMCHVDYKECAEFGLDMWIKGDKQVGTETKWLAEVVVYDGNKVIVGEMELGKIAPEPTGGSPELGVYRGAFKSSVAWLSAFATSDDSAGGKGPKAFSATSWGKIGNIGGEQVLPKLIEEITISSGTWDTVQIGWKTGGYLSKVWIVDEFPFPVKAHTLTHVSEGIPPAEYKFELLDYKENVSTSPFSGIVSTADTFSAQGCDTDFERDVAIKKPTSNFDYQIHVFYGPEEPVQGCEMQWLIKFISKFDDTEFLNQVQFDFLVVDDNLTPLRSMAQEEGRQYLYSPSGQYIMDMVVQEPPGKANYVIWIYGLAPEGIVPSSSSDYVEIPVTIFAGEGSTPVVPPVDTTPQKIPEWIKNNAGWWADGSIDDNSFVQGIQFLIKEGIMKIPPTAQGTGSSNEIPSWIKQNAAWWADGSIDDNSFVQGIQFLIKEGIMRISS